A stretch of DNA from Micromonospora sp. NBC_01813:
GGCTGAGGATAACCACACGTCAGGTTGCATCCTATGAACCGGACGAACAAGGCGCGGCGGCCGAGGTTCACACCCTCGCCCTGGAACGAGTAGAACAGCTCCGCGACCGGTACCCGCTGGTCCGCGGACGCGACGGCAGGCGCCGGGAAGCCCATCCTGGTCATGAATGTCTCCTGCCGACGGGCACCGGGTGGTACTCCGCCCAAGTGGCAGCCGTTTCACGGATCCGGACAGACTCGACGACGGCGTCATGGGGCAGGGTGAGCTTGGCGGCGCACCACTCGAACACCACCCGGGCGAGGTTTTCGCTGGTCGGCACGACCGGGACGACGTCGTTGAGCACACGATGGTCGAACGCCTGATCCAGGTGGTCCTTCAGCGGCGCCAGCTCGCCGAAGTCGACCACGAAACCAGGATCGGTCAACGTCGGCGAAGCTAGGACGACCTCGACGATGTACGAGTGGCCGTGCTGACGGGCGCACCTGTGGCCGTCGGGCAAGCCGGTCAGCCAATGCCCCGCCTCGAATGTGAAAGCCTTACCGATGCGGTACATCTAGCCCACCCGGCCGGCGTCGGTGGCATCCGCGTAGCGGGTCGGGTCGGCGACGCCAGCGAGAGCGAACGCCTCACGACGTTCCACGCACGTACCGCACGTTCCGCAATGCAGGTCGCCGCCGCGGTAGCACGACCAGGTGCTGTCCGCCGGAACGGCGAGCCGGTTGGCGAGCGCCACGATGTCGGTCTTGGTCATCGCCATGAACGGTGCGATGACCTGGAACCCGTCGGGCAGGAAGCCGGCCCCGGCCACCGTCACCATCTGCTGATAGGCGGCAAGGAACTCGGGCCGGCAGTCGGGATAGACCGCGTGGTCGCCGCCATGCGCGCCGAACGCGACCGTGTCCGCGCCCAGCACGGTGGCCAAACCGACCGCCACGTCAAGCAGCAGGGCGTTGCGGTTCGGGACCACGGTGATCGCCATCGACGCGTCGGTGTAATGCCCGTTGGGCACCGCCACGGCCGTATCGGTAAGCGCAGACCCACCCAGCAGCGCGCCCAGTGACGCCAGGTCGGCGGTGTGGTGCGCCGCGTCGAGAACACGGGCCGTCGCCCGCGCGAACTGCAACTCCTTACGGTGCCGCTGACCATAGTCGACGGACAGTATCGTCAAACCGTTGGCGTGCCTACGCAACCAGTAGGCCAGGGTGGTGCTGTCGAGCCCTCCGGACACGATGGCCACCGCGTGACCGATCGGGCGGGCCGGCGGCAGAAGATCCACGGCCACGACGGATGTTGGACCCGTCATGATGG
This window harbors:
- a CDS encoding 6-pyruvoyl trahydropterin synthase family protein; its protein translation is MYRIGKAFTFEAGHWLTGLPDGHRCARQHGHSYIVEVVLASPTLTDPGFVVDFGELAPLKDHLDQAFDHRVLNDVVPVVPTSENLARVVFEWCAAKLTLPHDAVVESVRIRETAATWAEYHPVPVGRRHS
- the queC gene encoding 7-cyano-7-deazaguanine synthase QueC, producing the protein MAIVSGGLDSTTLAYWLRRHANGLTILSVDYGQRHRKELQFARATARVLDAAHHTADLASLGALLGGSALTDTAVAVPNGHYTDASMAITVVPNRNALLLDVAVGLATVLGADTVAFGAHGGDHAVYPDCRPEFLAAYQQMVTVAGAGFLPDGFQVIAPFMAMTKTDIVALANRLAVPADSTWSCYRGGDLHCGTCGTCVERREAFALAGVADPTRYADATDAGRVG